A genome region from Nycticebus coucang isolate mNycCou1 chromosome 4, mNycCou1.pri, whole genome shotgun sequence includes the following:
- the RASL10A gene encoding ras-like protein family member 10A, with translation MGGSLRVAVLGAPGVGKTAIIRQFLFGDYPERHRPTEGPRLYRPAVLLDGAVYDLSIRDGDVAGPSPSPGGLEEWTDTKDWSLQDTDAFVLVYDICSPDSFDYVKALRQRIAETRPAGAPEAPILVVGNKRDRQRLRFGPRRALAALVRRGWRCGYLECSAKYNWHVLRLFRELLRCALVRARPAHPALRLQGALHPARCTLM, from the exons ATGGGGGGAAGCCTGCGGGTGGCCGTTCTGGGCGCCCCGGGCGTGGGCAAGACGGCCATTATCCGCCAGTTCCTGTTCGGTGACTACCCTGAGCGCCACCGGCCCACCGAAGGGCCGCGCCTCTACCGGCCTGCAGTGCTGCTCGACGGCGCCGTCTACGACCTGAGCATCCGCGACGGCGACGTCGCTGGCCCTAGCCCAAGCCCGGGGGGTCTCGAG GAGTGGACAGACACTAAGGATTGGAGCTTGCAGGACACGGACGCCTTTGTGCTGGTCTATGACATCTGCAGCCCGGACAGTTTCGATTACGTGAAGGCCCTGAGGCAGCGCATCGCTGAGACCAG GCCGGCGGGCGCACCCGAAGCGCCCATCCTCGTGGTAGGAAACAAGAGGGACCGGCAGCGGCTGCGCTTTGGACCGCGACGCGCGCTGGCAGCCCTGGTGCGCAGGGGCTGGCGCTGCGGCTACCTGGAGTGCTCAGCTAAGTACAACTGGCACGTGCTGCGCCTCTTCCGTGAGCTTCTGCGCTGCGCTCTGGTGCGTGCGCGCCCTGCACACCCGGCCCTACGTCTGCAGGGGGCGCTGCACCCTGCTCGCTGCACCCTCATGTGA
- the GAS2L1 gene encoding GAS2-like protein 1: MSLTTVTWLARGMADPVAGIAGSAAKSVRPFRSSEAYVEAMKEDLAEWLNALYCLGLPGGDGFLTGLATGTTLCQHANAVTEAARTLAAARPARGVAFQTHNVLPGSFMARDNVATFIGWCRTELGVPEVLMFETEDLVLRKNEKSVVLCLLEVARRGARLGLLAPRLVQFEQEIERELHATPSVPDASAPGENATETTAAPGAPARGPRMTPSDLRNLDELVREILGRCTCPDQFPMIKVSEGKYRVGDSSLLIFVRVLRSHVMVRVGGGWDTLEHYLDKHDPCRCSSVAHRPPQPRARTFSPQRVSPIPSPRPGSPVPVSERRGSRPEVTPGILGSTKEGPETPSRPRDQLPPHPRSRRYSGDSDSSASSAQSCPLSARSDDTGTGPRRERASRRLTTGTPASPRRPPTPRSQSRDRLDRGRPRGTLAGRGAQLSAPSPARRARSQNREEQAVLLVRRDRDGQHSWVPRGRGSGGSGRSTPQTPRAHSPAVPQLRRLSSPSPELGTTPASVFRTPLQLDPQQEQQLFQRLEEEFLANARALEAAASGIPTGPAPDPARGPDPPAPDSAYCSSSSSSSSLSVLGGKCGQPGDSGQTANGLPGLRTQAMSSSSDEGSPCPGVGGPDAPGSPLTGPEHSRSWARGRIDTQPDGKPSRIPTPRGPRRTSAPTELGAWHALHSVTPRAEPGSWM; the protein is encoded by the exons ATGTCCCTGACCACAGTGACTTGGCTGGCCCGGGGCATGGCGGACCCAGTGGCAGGCATCGCAGGCTCAGCGGCCAAGAGTGTGCGGCCATTTCGCTCAAGTGAGGCCTATGTGGAGGCCATGAAGGAGGACCTGGCTGAGTGGCTCAATGCCTTGTACTGCCTGGGTCTGCCTGGCGGTGATGGCTTCCTGACGGGACTGGCCACAGGCACAACCCTGTGCCAACATGCCAATGCCGTCACTGAGGCTGCCCGAACCTTGGCTGCTGCCCGCCCAGCGCGAGGTGTGGCCTTCCAGACGCACAATGTGCTACCTGGCTCCTTCATGGCCCGAGACAATGTGGCCACGTTCATCGGCTGGTGCCGCACGGAGCTGGGCGTGCCTGAGGTACTCATGTTTGAGACTGAAGACTTGGTGCTGCGCAAGAATGAGAAAAGTGTGGTGTTGTGCCTGCTGGAGGTGGCACGGCGCGGGGCCCGCCTTGGTCTGCTTGCCCCCCGCCTTGTGCAGTTCGAACAGGAGATTGAACGGGAGCTACATGCCACACCCTCGGTCCCTGATGCCTCTGCTCCTGGGGAAAATGCCACTGAAACCACTGCTGCACCAGGGGCTCCTGCCCGCGGGCCTCGCATGACCCCCAGCGACCTGCGCAACCTTGATGAGCTG GTAAGGGAGATCCTGGGCCGCTGCACTTGCCCAGACCAGTTCCCCATGATCAAGGTCTCTGAGGGGAAGTACCGCGTGGGAGACTCCAGCCTGCTTATTTTCGTGCGG GTGCTGAGGAGCCATGTGATGGTGCGCGTGGGCGGTGGCTGGGACACACTGGAGCACTACCTGGACAAGCATGACCCATGTCGCTGTTCCTCTGTTG CCCACCGGCCACCCCAGCCTAGGGCCCGCACCTTCTCCCCCCAGAGGGTGTCGCCCATCCCCAGCCCCCGCCCTGGCAGTCCAGTCCCTGTAAGTGAGCGCAGGGGCTCCCGGCCAGAGGTGACTCCTGGCATCTTAGGAAGCACAAAGGAGGGGCCTGAGACCCCGTCCAG GCCTCGGGATCAGCTGCCTCCCCATCCCCGCTCTCGCCGCTACTCTGGGGACAGTgactcctcagcctcctcagctcaGAGCTGCCCCCTGAGCGCTCGCAGTGATGACACAGGCACTGGCCCCCGGAGGGAGCGAGCCAGCCGGCGGCTGACCACAGGCACCCCTGCCTCTCCAAGACGCCCCCCAACCCCACGCAGCCAGTCCAGAGACAGGCTAGATCGGGGTCGGCCCCGTGGGACTCTGGCAGGCAGGGGAGCCCAGCTGtcagcccccagccctgcccgGCGGGCCCGGAGCCAGAACCGCGAGGAACAGGCGGTATTGCTAGTGCGCAGGGATCGAGATGGGCAGCATTCATGGGTGCCCCGGGGCAGGGGCAGCGGGGGCTCGGGTAGGAGCACCCCCCAGACTCCCCGTGCCCACAGCCCTGCTGTACCCCAGCTTCGCCGGCTCTCCAGCCCCAGTCCAGAGTTGGGCACCACACCGGCCAGTGTCTTCCGCACACCTCTGCAGCTTGACCCGCAGCAGGAACAACAGCTGTTCCAGCGACTGGAGGAAGAATTCCTAGCCAATGCTCGTGCCCTTGAGGCTGCTGCTAGCGGGATCCCCACTGGACCAGCCCCTGACCCAGCTCGGGGCCCAGACCCTCCAGCTCCTGACTCTGCCTACTGTTCTTCCAGCTCCTCTTCTTCATCCCTCAGCGTCCTGGGTGGCAAGTGTGGCCAACCTGGGGACTCTGGCCAGACGGCCAATGGGCTGCCTGGGCTCCGCACCCAAGCCATGTCCAGTTCCTCCGATGAAGGCAGCCCCTGCCCTGGTGTGGGGGGGCCAGATGCACCTGGGAGTCCCCTGACTGGCCCAGAACACTCGAGGAGCTGGGCACGGGGTCGGATAGACACACAGCCAGACGGTAAACCCTCACGCATCCCCACACCTCGGGGCCCCCGTCGCACATCTGCACCCACAGAGCTCGGAGCCTGGCATGCCCTGCACTCAGTCACCCCAAGGGCTGAGCCAGGTTCATGGATGTGA